The following proteins come from a genomic window of Halomarina ordinaria:
- the hemL gene encoding glutamate-1-semialdehyde 2,1-aminomutase has translation MNRETSRDLYDRALSVLPGGVNSSVRATQPYPTFVRRGDGAHVVDVDGNRYLDYVMGYGPLLLGHDLPQQVQSAVQRAASEGPMYGAPTEVEVDLAEFVVRHVPSVEMVRFVNSGTEATVSAVRLARGHTGRNKLVVMQGGYHGAQESTLVEGDAEHPRPSTSGIPQSFARETLPVPFNDEAAVREVFERHGDDIAGVLVEPMLGNNGIVLPVDGYHDTLRDLCDEYGSLLIFDEVITGFRVGGLQCAQGKFGVTPDLTTFGKIVGGGFPVGAIGGRAEILEAFTPSGDVFQSGTFSGHPVTMAAGLETLRFAADEDVYDHVDALGERLRSGLVDVLADHAPEYTVVGTDSTFKVVFTRANTPAQDGACSTGCAQRPDCARFEACPKTGADVGNAETERWERLFRPFMREQGVLLPANQFETQFVSYAHTEADIEETLDAYEAFFTG, from the coding sequence ATGAACCGCGAGACGTCTCGTGACCTCTACGACCGGGCGCTCTCCGTCCTGCCCGGCGGCGTCAACTCCTCGGTGCGGGCGACCCAGCCCTACCCGACGTTCGTCCGCCGGGGCGACGGCGCGCACGTCGTCGACGTGGACGGCAACCGCTACCTCGACTACGTGATGGGCTACGGCCCGCTCCTGCTCGGCCACGACCTCCCCCAGCAGGTGCAGTCGGCCGTCCAGCGCGCCGCGAGCGAGGGGCCGATGTACGGCGCCCCCACCGAGGTCGAAGTCGACCTCGCGGAGTTCGTCGTCCGGCACGTCCCGAGCGTGGAGATGGTCCGCTTCGTCAACTCCGGCACCGAGGCGACGGTGTCGGCGGTCCGCCTCGCGCGCGGACACACGGGGCGGAACAAGCTCGTCGTCATGCAGGGGGGCTACCACGGCGCCCAGGAGTCGACGCTCGTCGAGGGCGACGCCGAACACCCCCGACCGTCCACCAGCGGCATCCCCCAGTCGTTCGCCCGCGAGACGCTTCCCGTCCCGTTCAACGACGAGGCGGCCGTCCGCGAGGTGTTCGAGCGCCACGGCGACGACATCGCGGGCGTCCTCGTCGAACCGATGCTCGGCAACAACGGCATCGTCCTGCCCGTCGACGGCTACCACGACACCCTGCGCGACCTCTGTGACGAGTACGGTTCGCTCCTGATATTCGACGAGGTCATCACGGGCTTCCGCGTCGGCGGCCTCCAGTGCGCCCAGGGGAAGTTCGGCGTCACGCCCGACCTCACCACGTTCGGGAAGATCGTCGGCGGGGGCTTCCCCGTCGGTGCCATCGGCGGTCGGGCCGAGATACTCGAGGCGTTCACCCCGAGCGGCGACGTCTTCCAGTCGGGCACCTTCTCGGGCCACCCCGTCACGATGGCCGCCGGCCTGGAGACGCTCCGGTTCGCCGCCGACGAGGACGTCTACGACCACGTCGACGCCCTCGGCGAGCGCCTCCGGTCGGGGCTCGTCGACGTGCTGGCGGACCACGCGCCCGAGTACACGGTCGTCGGGACCGACAGCACGTTCAAGGTGGTGTTCACCCGGGCGAACACGCCCGCACAGGACGGCGCCTGTTCGACCGGCTGTGCACAGCGCCCCGACTGCGCACGCTTCGAGGCCTGCCCGAAGACCGGTGCCGACGTGGGCAACGCCGAGACGGAGCGCTGGGAGCGCCTCTTCCGACCGTTCATGCGCGAGCAGGGCGTCCTCCTCCCCGCCAACCAGTTCGAGACGCAGTTCGTCAGCTACGCGCACACCGAGGCGGATATCGAGGAGACGCTCGACGCCTACGAGGCGTTCTTCACGGGCTGA
- a CDS encoding ammonium transporter yields the protein MALLQADPTAIVQSVNYVWVLVVTFLIFFMHAGFAMLEAGQVRAKNVANQLTKNMLTWSVGVTVFFLLGAGTEALVASVTGGADYGGFFALLSATDSLAWVDWLFGAVFAMTAATIVSGAVAGRMKLRAYVGYTVVLAAVIYPVVTGLTWAGGWLSTLGFTDFAGGMIVHAMGGVAALTAAAMVGPRIGRFNDDGSVNVIPGHSITFAVLGTLILCFGWYGFNVGTAAAPLAEGATELADFSYVGRVALTTTLGMAAGAMGASAMSLARNRKVDTLYVANGMLAGLVGITSNTDLITWAGALVIGGLAGAQLPLVFEFVEKRLNIDDVCAVFPVHGSAGILGALLVGVPIFTVPDAGVSFVSQLVGVVVIAGWTVLATAVVLGVFKAAGQLRVTREHEIEGLDISEHGVETYPEFSLGDEPVVADGGIVRTDGGVETGGIKLVMAYIRPDKLADVKRALAEVGAPSITVTNVSGRGSQPAKKSQWRGEEYVVDLHQKVKVECVVAEVPAAEVAEAVRDAAKTGEPGDGKVFILPVENAYQIRTGEVGVEAV from the coding sequence ATGGCGCTGCTCCAGGCCGACCCGACCGCCATCGTCCAGTCCGTCAACTACGTGTGGGTGCTGGTGGTGACCTTCCTCATCTTCTTCATGCACGCGGGGTTCGCGATGCTGGAGGCGGGGCAGGTCCGCGCCAAGAACGTCGCCAACCAGTTGACGAAGAACATGCTCACCTGGTCGGTGGGCGTGACGGTGTTCTTCCTGCTCGGCGCGGGCACCGAGGCGCTGGTCGCCTCCGTGACCGGCGGCGCCGACTACGGCGGCTTCTTCGCGCTGCTGAGCGCCACCGACTCGCTCGCGTGGGTCGACTGGCTGTTCGGCGCCGTCTTCGCCATGACCGCCGCGACCATCGTCTCCGGCGCCGTCGCGGGCCGGATGAAACTCCGCGCGTACGTGGGCTACACCGTCGTGCTCGCCGCGGTCATCTACCCCGTCGTCACCGGCCTGACGTGGGCCGGCGGCTGGCTCTCCACGCTCGGCTTCACCGACTTCGCGGGCGGCATGATCGTCCACGCGATGGGCGGCGTCGCCGCGCTGACCGCCGCCGCGATGGTCGGCCCGCGCATCGGCCGGTTCAACGACGACGGCTCGGTCAACGTCATCCCCGGCCACTCCATCACCTTCGCGGTGCTGGGGACGCTCATCCTCTGTTTCGGCTGGTACGGCTTCAACGTCGGCACCGCCGCGGCCCCGCTGGCCGAGGGCGCCACCGAACTGGCCGACTTCAGCTACGTCGGCCGCGTCGCGCTGACGACCACTCTCGGCATGGCCGCGGGCGCCATGGGTGCCAGCGCGATGTCGCTGGCGAGGAACCGCAAGGTCGACACGCTGTACGTCGCCAACGGCATGCTCGCCGGCCTCGTCGGCATCACGAGCAACACCGACCTCATCACGTGGGCCGGCGCGCTCGTCATCGGCGGCCTCGCCGGCGCGCAACTCCCGCTGGTGTTCGAGTTCGTCGAGAAGCGCCTCAACATCGACGACGTCTGTGCGGTCTTCCCGGTCCACGGGAGCGCCGGCATCCTCGGCGCGCTGCTGGTCGGCGTGCCCATCTTCACCGTCCCCGACGCGGGCGTGAGCTTCGTGAGCCAACTCGTCGGCGTCGTCGTCATCGCCGGCTGGACCGTCCTCGCCACCGCGGTCGTCCTGGGCGTGTTCAAGGCGGCCGGGCAACTGCGCGTCACCCGCGAACACGAGATCGAGGGCCTCGACATCTCCGAACACGGCGTCGAGACCTACCCCGAGTTCAGCCTCGGTGACGAACCCGTCGTCGCCGACGGCGGTATCGTCCGGACCGACGGCGGCGTCGAGACGGGCGGCATCAAGCTCGTCATGGCGTACATCCGCCCGGACAAACTCGCCGACGTGAAGCGCGCGCTCGCGGAGGTCGGCGCCCCCTCCATCACGGTCACGAACGTCAGCGGCCGCGGCTCCCAGCCCGCGAAGAAGAGCCAGTGGCGCGGCGAGGAGTACGTCGTCGACCTCCACCAGAAGGTGAAAGTCGAGTGCGTCGTCGCCGAGGTGCCCGCCGCCGAGGTCGCCGAGGCCGTCCGCGACGCGGCCAAGACCGGCGAACCCGGCGACGGCAAGGTGTTCATCCTCCCCGTGGAGAACGCCTACCAGATCCGCACGGGCGAGGTGGGGGTGGAAGCGGTCTAG
- a CDS encoding FxLYD domain-containing protein, giving the protein MSRSTRTTSRRRVLALLGAGASTVVAGCGGRASREVEYGERRAVGNLSTPANGSTAEAAAAAGVRAETSGNEYAAVLAALALREDDLVVKDDYRGAVVEGVVENTGRERIEHVEVRTRVYDEGGAHLGRYLDSTDDLAAGTTWRFGAVVLEDPGDIGAYDVAVLGVLG; this is encoded by the coding sequence ATGAGCCGGTCCACCCGGACGACGAGCAGACGGCGGGTCCTCGCCCTCCTCGGTGCGGGTGCGTCGACCGTCGTCGCCGGCTGCGGGGGTCGCGCCAGCCGCGAGGTCGAGTACGGGGAGCGCAGGGCCGTGGGGAACCTGTCGACGCCCGCGAACGGCTCGACCGCCGAGGCGGCGGCCGCCGCCGGCGTGCGGGCCGAGACGTCGGGCAACGAGTACGCGGCCGTCCTCGCCGCGCTGGCGCTCCGCGAGGACGACCTCGTGGTGAAGGACGACTACCGGGGCGCCGTCGTCGAGGGGGTCGTCGAGAACACCGGCCGGGAGCGCATCGAGCACGTCGAGGTCCGGACCCGCGTCTACGACGAGGGCGGCGCACACCTCGGTCGCTACCTCGACAGTACCGACGACCTCGCCGCCGGGACGACGTGGCGCTTCGGGGCCGTCGTCCTCGAGGACCCGGGAGACATCGGGGCGTACGACGTCGCCGTCCTCGGCGTGCTGGGGTGA
- a CDS encoding helix-turn-helix domain-containing protein, whose amino-acid sequence MLGALLRTARERYTLRHLAGYAAVFGGCYVVFDLSTAGLLTFLYAFCIAELFVLVQETADAPPWKEKVGIGVVVLVGSAVMGYGIATGGEGARWFPVLTALAGCWLFLDAAYDRRHATPDDARGVDALDDADLDVDDMDYGEFMLHSTHWNLVMEELREEPKTVAELAAACDLTETRVREALAMAKAGDLVERRGERYAVDESKLGTGAFVRDTGRGLVGLPAKALRRLARPFGLLSP is encoded by the coding sequence ATGCTCGGTGCCCTCCTCCGCACTGCCCGGGAACGCTACACGCTCCGTCACCTGGCGGGCTACGCCGCCGTCTTCGGCGGCTGTTACGTCGTGTTCGACCTCTCGACCGCCGGACTGCTGACGTTCCTGTACGCGTTCTGCATCGCCGAACTGTTCGTCCTCGTCCAGGAGACGGCCGACGCCCCGCCGTGGAAGGAGAAGGTCGGCATCGGCGTCGTGGTCCTCGTCGGGAGCGCCGTGATGGGCTACGGTATCGCCACCGGCGGGGAGGGCGCCCGCTGGTTCCCCGTCCTGACGGCGCTCGCCGGGTGCTGGCTGTTCCTCGACGCCGCGTACGACCGGCGACACGCGACGCCGGACGACGCCCGCGGGGTCGACGCCCTCGACGACGCCGACCTCGACGTCGACGACATGGACTACGGCGAGTTCATGCTCCACTCGACGCACTGGAATCTCGTGATGGAAGAGCTACGCGAGGAACCGAAGACGGTCGCGGAACTCGCGGCGGCGTGCGACCTCACCGAGACGCGCGTCCGCGAGGCGCTGGCGATGGCGAAGGCCGGCGACCTGGTCGAGCGCCGGGGCGAGCGCTACGCCGTCGACGAGTCGAAACTCGGAACCGGGGCGTTCGTCCGCGACACCGGCCGGGGACTGGTCGGACTCCCCGCGAAGGCGCTTCGCCGCCTCGCCCGGCCGTTCGGCCTCCTCAGCCCGTGA